From Psychroflexus torquis ATCC 700755, the proteins below share one genomic window:
- a CDS encoding cold-shock protein, translated as MNKGTVKFFNDTKGFGFITEEGVDKDHFVHASGLIDEIREGDEVEFDLQEGNKGLNAVNVRVL; from the coding sequence ATGAACAAAGGAACAGTTAAATTTTTCAATGACACTAAAGGGTTTGGATTCATCACAGAAGAAGGTGTTGATAAAGATCATTTCGTTCACGCTTCTGGATTAATCGATGAGATTAGAGAAGGTGACGAAGTTGAATTTGATTTACAAGAAGGAAACAAAGGGTTAAATGCAGTAAACGTAAGAGTTCTCTAA
- a CDS encoding IS630 family transposase: protein MEKIDLRSVSDQERGIIRRDAVKMIKRGDKKKDIALFYGVHVNTVRDWWKLYNKEGHKSLSYQKRGVKSEDRKLLNKDQEAAIQKMIIDVMPDQLKLDYALWTTRAVRDLIAREFSITIGRRAVGNYLNAWGFTPQKPKKRAYEQCSKKVQKWLDEEYPAIKEKAKQEKATIHWGDETGVKNNNHHGRSYAPKGKTPVKKHMSKRFSINMISTVTNQGLIQFMIYKENMNSDVFIQFLEQLIKSQETKVFLILDNLRVHHSKVVKKWAEENGETIELFYLPSYSPERNPDEYLNCDLKYGLSDKPAPKTQEKMKENLENHMKMLQNDSERVAKYFKHESIKYAA, encoded by the coding sequence ATGGAAAAAATAGACTTAAGGAGTGTTTCTGATCAGGAAAGAGGTATAATTCGAAGGGATGCTGTAAAAATGATAAAACGTGGAGATAAAAAAAAAGACATAGCTCTGTTTTACGGTGTTCATGTAAATACTGTTAGAGATTGGTGGAAGCTTTACAATAAAGAAGGTCATAAATCTTTGTCATATCAAAAACGAGGAGTCAAATCAGAAGATCGAAAACTACTCAATAAAGATCAAGAAGCTGCAATCCAAAAAATGATTATTGATGTAATGCCCGATCAACTAAAGTTAGATTATGCTTTGTGGACTACAAGGGCAGTAAGGGATTTGATAGCAAGAGAGTTTAGTATTACAATCGGAAGAAGAGCTGTCGGTAATTATCTCAACGCTTGGGGATTCACGCCTCAAAAGCCAAAAAAGAGAGCTTATGAACAATGTTCCAAAAAAGTTCAAAAATGGTTAGACGAAGAATATCCAGCAATAAAAGAGAAGGCAAAACAAGAGAAGGCAACTATTCATTGGGGGGATGAAACGGGTGTAAAAAACAATAATCATCATGGACGTTCCTATGCTCCAAAAGGAAAAACTCCTGTTAAAAAACATATGTCGAAGCGGTTTTCAATCAACATGATTTCTACAGTTACAAATCAGGGTTTAATTCAGTTTATGATATATAAAGAAAATATGAACTCAGATGTATTTATTCAATTTTTAGAACAGCTCATCAAATCGCAAGAAACCAAAGTATTCTTAATCCTTGATAATTTACGAGTCCATCATAGTAAAGTTGTAAAGAAATGGGCGGAAGAAAATGGCGAAACCATAGAACTATTTTACCTGCCATCATACTCACCTGAGCGAAACCCAGATGAATATCTGAATTGCGATTTAAAGTATGGACTCTCGGATAAACCGGCACCAAAAACACAAGAAAAAATGAAAGAAAATTTAGAGAATCATATGAAAATGCTTCAAAATGATAGCGAAAGGGTAGCAAAATATTTTAAACATGAGAGCATCAAATATGCTGCATAA
- a CDS encoding thiamine phosphate synthase has translation MVIPKLHYISQGNSPEEHLENIQKACSYGAELVQLNLKSNSKDTAGISEKKFLKIAEAARETTTHFQTRLIINGDYKIAKTLKADGVYLGPTDPCPTEARTHLYTWQSIGGIANTLQECETLLDKEIDYIRLGPFRETTTKANTPPVLGLDGYRAITDVLKTPIPIIGVGGITTKDVAALLEIGIVGVAVSTEITRDFNRIRQFNQLLDASSTAEQRHTFE, from the coding sequence ATGGTTATACCTAAACTACATTATATATCCCAGGGGAACTCTCCAGAAGAACATCTAGAAAACATCCAAAAAGCCTGTTCTTATGGTGCAGAATTAGTACAACTAAACTTAAAAAGCAATTCTAAGGATACTGCAGGCATTTCAGAAAAAAAATTCTTAAAAATAGCAGAAGCCGCTAGAGAAACCACCACACATTTTCAAACCCGATTAATTATTAACGGTGATTATAAAATTGCAAAAACTCTTAAAGCAGATGGTGTGTATTTAGGACCCACAGATCCTTGCCCTACTGAAGCTAGAACACATTTATACACTTGGCAAAGTATTGGGGGAATAGCAAATACCTTACAAGAGTGCGAAACATTATTAGATAAAGAAATAGACTATATCCGCTTAGGTCCTTTTAGAGAAACCACTACGAAAGCTAACACACCTCCAGTTTTGGGCTTAGACGGTTATAGAGCGATAACGGATGTCTTAAAAACCCCAATACCCATTATAGGCGTTGGTGGGATTACCACAAAAGATGTTGCTGCCCTATTGGAAATAGGTATTGTTGGTGTTGCTGTATCTACCGAGATTACACGTGATTTTAATCGCATAAGACAGTTTAACCAATTGCTAGATGCCTCTTCAACAGCAGAGCAACGCCATACGTTTGAATAG
- a CDS encoding acyl-CoA dehydrogenase family protein, which yields MLKNILLEREIYASEEHKMMQKMIQDFISNEIMDHTEEWEEKGMVSRDIWERAGELGLLCIDVPEHYGGSGLDFSFSALFIEELAKEGISGPGFSLHSDIVAPYLLKYGTEAQKQKYLHLMAAGKMITSIGMTEPNCGSDLQAIKTNAVDKGDHYLVNGQKTFITNGYMSDMSIVAVKTKMGTGEEGVSLLIMESSFKGFEKGTPFKKIGMKAQDTCELFFDNVKVPKENLLGEEGLGFKIMMTELARERLTVALNAIGGAEGAIEKTLAYTSTRTAFKQPIAGFQNTQFKLAECTTQLQVHQAFLDRCTLLVSKHKLTAESASMAKYSATEMHGKVVDECLQLFGGYGYIWDYPIARMYADNRVARIYAGTNEIMKLLIARGLFKDLFQQMKATKKKTIKN from the coding sequence ATGTTAAAAAATATTTTATTAGAACGCGAAATATATGCATCAGAAGAACATAAAATGATGCAAAAAATGATTCAGGATTTCATTAGCAATGAAATTATGGATCATACAGAAGAATGGGAAGAAAAGGGAATGGTTAGCCGAGACATCTGGGAACGTGCTGGAGAATTGGGTTTGCTGTGTATCGATGTGCCTGAACATTATGGAGGAAGTGGTTTAGATTTTAGCTTTAGCGCCTTATTTATTGAAGAATTGGCAAAAGAAGGCATAAGTGGACCTGGTTTTTCATTACATTCAGACATTGTTGCACCTTATCTTTTAAAATACGGTACCGAAGCTCAGAAGCAAAAATACCTACATCTTATGGCTGCTGGAAAAATGATTACATCCATAGGTATGACCGAGCCAAACTGCGGTAGTGATCTTCAAGCTATTAAAACAAATGCGGTGGATAAAGGAGACCACTATTTGGTTAATGGACAGAAAACATTTATTACCAATGGTTATATGAGCGACATGTCTATAGTCGCTGTAAAAACCAAAATGGGAACAGGGGAAGAAGGAGTGTCTTTACTAATCATGGAAAGCAGCTTTAAAGGGTTTGAAAAAGGAACTCCCTTTAAGAAAATAGGAATGAAAGCCCAAGATACTTGTGAATTATTTTTTGATAATGTAAAAGTTCCCAAGGAAAATTTATTGGGAGAAGAAGGCTTAGGATTTAAAATTATGATGACAGAATTGGCTAGAGAACGGTTAACTGTAGCGCTCAATGCTATTGGTGGGGCAGAGGGAGCCATAGAAAAAACGTTGGCATATACATCTACAAGAACTGCTTTTAAACAACCTATTGCCGGATTCCAAAACACACAATTTAAACTGGCAGAATGTACTACACAATTACAAGTGCATCAAGCGTTTTTAGATCGGTGTACACTATTGGTATCAAAGCATAAGCTTACTGCTGAAAGTGCTTCCATGGCAAAGTATTCAGCAACAGAAATGCACGGCAAAGTCGTAGATGAATGCCTACAGTTATTTGGAGGTTATGGGTATATATGGGATTATCCAATTGCCCGCATGTATGCAGATAATAGGGTCGCTAGAATTTATGCTGGAACCAATGAGATTATGAAATTATTGATCGCTCGCGGTTTATTTAAAGACCTGTTTCAGCAAATGAAGGCCACTAAGAAAAAAACAATAAAAAACTAA
- a CDS encoding CotH kinase family protein: MKHLLLVATSICFSLTLFSQVSNLNDDFEGDGNINTWTEDACTINVLFSNPFPEEINTSNTVMKYEDSGGQYANVRFQTNENFDLTVNSSFSLKIYVPSNSITGTQPNQISLKLQDGTIDQPWTTQSEIIKPIVLDQWQDVSFNFATDNYINFDVDSPDPTTRTDFNRVLLQVNSENNFDFVMAYIDDFLYESRVCGEDVDTEAFTDSNLPIVIIETDNGDEIPDDPRIFGSMKIIQRPDGARNFVCDADNEEFLDYSGTISIEIRGSSSQLLPKKPYGFSTLSDDGSENDNVKLLGMPKENDWILNSFAFDKSMMRDFISYEMARQMGQYAVNLKYCEVVLNGDYIGLYALSEKIKRDGDRVDIAKLADDENTFPEVTGGYIMQTDRPDDDDPEAWNNNGAGYIHEKPNSDDITEEQSAYIESVFRNLDQTATNSDIINGYPSVIDVPSFIDYMLVAEMASNVDAYALSTYYHKDRGGKLRAGPVWDYNLTYGNDLFQFGFDRSFTDVWQFEFSNTGANFWNDLFADPTFKCYLSKRFNELTRAEEPLNYDYISNLIDSTAALISEALVREDERWNTIDDFSGEVTTMKSWIQERITWMGIELGDFSSCNSVQTPSLVITKIDYNPQETDIFPESDDLEFIEIQNSGSTVVDLTGIYLIKLGVSYQFHQNETIAAGESLYLVGNATRFQDKYGIVPFDTFTRDLSNKSQNLVLSDAFGNLIDQVEYLDEAPWPETADGDGFYLELINVNSDNSLASNWIASSAVLSTDNFDTGKVDFTIYPNPAEEKLMIESVQTIQEISIYNLLGQQVKTFQINFKSGEININDLNTGAYILNLKLVDGAKVSTMIFKK, from the coding sequence ATGAAACACTTGCTTCTTGTCGCAACTAGTATATGTTTTTCCTTAACTCTTTTTTCACAAGTTTCAAATCTAAATGACGATTTTGAAGGTGACGGAAACATAAATACATGGACAGAAGACGCCTGTACAATTAATGTGCTGTTTTCAAACCCATTTCCTGAAGAAATAAACACCTCTAATACTGTAATGAAATATGAAGACAGTGGCGGTCAATATGCAAATGTTCGTTTTCAGACCAATGAAAATTTTGATCTTACTGTTAATAGTTCTTTTTCTCTGAAAATTTATGTTCCTTCTAATAGCATTACTGGAACACAACCAAATCAAATTTCATTAAAATTACAAGATGGCACTATCGACCAACCTTGGACTACACAATCTGAAATTATAAAACCTATTGTACTAGATCAATGGCAAGACGTTTCTTTTAACTTTGCTACTGACAATTATATCAACTTCGATGTAGATTCACCTGATCCAACTACCCGAACAGACTTTAATAGAGTTCTACTTCAAGTCAATTCAGAAAACAACTTTGATTTTGTAATGGCTTATATCGATGACTTTTTATACGAGTCAAGGGTTTGTGGAGAAGATGTGGACACGGAAGCATTTACAGATAGTAATTTACCTATTGTTATTATAGAAACCGATAACGGTGATGAAATTCCTGATGATCCTCGAATTTTTGGTTCGATGAAAATAATTCAAAGACCTGATGGAGCCAGAAATTTTGTATGTGATGCTGACAATGAAGAATTCTTAGATTATTCAGGTACAATAAGCATCGAAATTCGAGGGTCTTCATCTCAACTTTTACCTAAAAAGCCGTATGGATTTTCTACCTTATCAGATGATGGTTCAGAAAATGATAACGTAAAATTGCTGGGAATGCCAAAGGAAAATGACTGGATTTTGAATTCATTTGCTTTTGATAAAAGTATGATGCGTGATTTTATCAGTTATGAAATGGCAAGGCAAATGGGACAATATGCTGTGAATTTAAAATATTGTGAGGTGGTACTCAATGGCGATTACATAGGTCTATACGCGCTTTCAGAAAAGATAAAACGCGATGGAGACCGTGTGGACATCGCAAAGCTAGCTGACGATGAAAATACATTTCCAGAGGTTACAGGAGGATATATTATGCAGACTGATAGACCTGATGATGATGACCCTGAAGCTTGGAACAATAACGGAGCCGGATATATCCATGAGAAACCAAACTCAGATGATATTACAGAAGAACAATCTGCATACATTGAATCTGTCTTTCGAAACCTAGACCAAACGGCTACTAATTCTGATATTATAAATGGCTATCCTTCGGTTATTGATGTGCCTTCATTTATAGATTATATGTTGGTGGCAGAAATGGCTTCAAATGTAGATGCCTATGCACTCAGTACTTATTATCATAAGGATCGAGGCGGCAAATTAAGAGCAGGTCCAGTTTGGGATTATAACCTAACGTATGGCAATGATTTATTTCAATTTGGTTTTGACCGAAGTTTTACGGATGTATGGCAATTTGAATTTAGTAATACAGGGGCTAATTTTTGGAATGATCTTTTTGCAGACCCCACATTTAAATGTTATTTATCTAAGCGATTTAATGAACTCACACGAGCTGAAGAGCCCTTAAATTACGATTACATATCCAATTTAATTGATAGCACTGCTGCATTGATTTCAGAAGCTTTAGTTCGTGAGGATGAACGCTGGAATACAATAGATGATTTTTCAGGAGAGGTCACCACTATGAAAAGCTGGATACAAGAGAGAATTACCTGGATGGGAATCGAACTTGGTGACTTTTCAAGTTGTAACTCGGTACAAACGCCATCTTTGGTTATCACCAAAATTGATTACAATCCTCAAGAAACAGATATATTTCCAGAAAGTGACGACTTAGAATTTATAGAAATTCAAAATAGTGGAAGTACAGTTGTAGATCTTACAGGAATATACTTGATCAAACTAGGTGTCTCCTATCAATTTCATCAAAATGAAACTATTGCAGCTGGAGAATCTCTTTATTTGGTAGGAAATGCAACACGTTTTCAGGATAAATACGGGATAGTTCCTTTTGATACATTTACCAGAGATTTATCGAACAAAAGTCAGAATTTAGTGTTATCAGACGCTTTTGGAAATCTGATTGATCAAGTGGAATATTTGGATGAAGCACCTTGGCCAGAAACTGCGGATGGTGATGGTTTTTATTTAGAACTTATAAATGTTAATTCTGATAACTCTTTAGCTAGCAATTGGATAGCAAGTTCTGCAGTTCTAAGTACCGACAATTTTGATACTGGTAAAGTTGATTTCACCATATATCCAAATCCAGCAGAAGAAAAGCTGATGATAGAATCGGTACAAACCATACAAGAAATTTCGATTTACAACCTTCTTGGACAGCAAGTAAAAACATTTCAAATCAATTTCAAATCAGGAGAAATTAATATTAATGACCTTAATACGGGAGCGTATATTTTAAATTTGAAGTTAGTTGATGGTGCTAAGGTTTCGACTATGATTTTTAAAAAATAG
- a CDS encoding amidohydrolase family protein — translation MKIVKRVLKFIAILIGILLISTVIVVLIDQQSTNYLKIKNNKFANNTYLITNANIIPMNQDTILVDKMVYIKEGLIQNISDNIEIKGVEIIDAKNKYLSPGLIDMHVHVWDRYELGVYLSNGITSVRNLWGMPMHLRLKEDIENNKIIAPIFFTSGPKLTGPEFIGDDNLHLVSPIEAKEKVISYKKRGYDFIKTYYGLTEDIFDAVIEQALVSNMDIVAHPSHKVPYSYHFNPQIKSIEHAEDIIQQPLNYTLDTLKLKEVITDFKKSKHIAFSPTLTVYNNIYQMLIDDNILETEALQFMNPLIKKVDSKAQFDRWTTSKLKDSSVVNTIKKQHEFHLEIIKKLHEVDVTFICGTDAGIGVTVPGFSIHQELAFYKEAGLSNYEVLKTATLNASKTHSIMNTMGTIEVGKIANLLLIDDNPLLDLSALKNPTYVFVKGRKLDRETLDSFENKARNRSNLIASALRYLENMIVEK, via the coding sequence ATGAAAATAGTAAAACGAGTTCTTAAATTTATCGCCATACTCATTGGGATTTTACTAATATCTACAGTCATTGTGGTACTCATAGATCAACAAAGCACCAACTATTTAAAAATTAAGAACAATAAATTTGCTAATAACACCTATCTAATTACCAATGCAAATATTATCCCAATGAATCAAGACACCATTTTAGTTGACAAAATGGTGTACATAAAAGAAGGTTTAATTCAAAACATATCGGATAATATTGAAATAAAGGGTGTTGAAATTATCGATGCAAAAAACAAATACCTAAGCCCTGGTCTTATCGATATGCATGTTCATGTATGGGATAGATATGAACTTGGGGTATATCTATCCAATGGTATTACTTCTGTTCGTAATTTATGGGGTATGCCTATGCATTTAAGACTTAAAGAAGATATAGAAAATAATAAAATTATTGCTCCAATATTCTTTACAAGTGGTCCAAAACTGACGGGACCAGAATTTATTGGAGATGACAATTTACATCTAGTAAGCCCAATTGAGGCCAAAGAAAAAGTGATTTCATATAAAAAAAGAGGCTACGATTTTATTAAAACCTATTATGGTTTAACTGAAGATATATTTGATGCTGTTATTGAACAAGCACTGGTTTCTAATATGGATATCGTTGCACATCCTTCTCATAAAGTACCTTACTCCTATCACTTTAATCCACAAATAAAATCTATAGAACATGCTGAGGATATTATACAGCAACCTCTAAATTATACACTAGATACACTGAAATTAAAGGAAGTAATTACAGATTTTAAAAAATCGAAACACATCGCTTTTAGTCCGACTTTGACGGTTTACAATAACATTTATCAAATGCTTATCGATGATAATATCTTAGAAACAGAAGCCTTGCAATTCATGAATCCTCTTATTAAAAAAGTAGATAGCAAAGCCCAATTTGACCGATGGACTACTAGTAAATTAAAAGACTCTTCAGTAGTAAACACGATAAAAAAACAACATGAATTTCATTTGGAAATCATCAAAAAGTTACATGAAGTTGATGTTACTTTTATCTGTGGCACTGATGCTGGAATAGGTGTAACTGTCCCTGGGTTTTCTATTCATCAAGAACTTGCTTTTTATAAAGAAGCTGGACTTTCTAATTATGAAGTACTAAAAACAGCAACACTAAATGCTTCAAAAACGCATTCCATTATGAACACTATGGGAACCATTGAAGTTGGTAAAATTGCTAACCTACTATTAATTGATGATAATCCTCTATTAGACTTGTCTGCATTAAAAAATCCTACATACGTTTTTGTAAAGGGAAGAAAACTGGATAGAGAAACTCTAGATAGTTTTGAAAATAAGGCAAGGAACCGAAGTAATTTAATTGCTTCAGCTTTGAGATACTTGGAAAATATGATAGTTGAAAAGTAA